Part of the Desulfovibrio desulfuricans genome, CACAGGCTCATGATCAGGGCCGGAATGCACAGCAAGCGGCATGCCAGCCGTGAGCGCCCAAGAGCCGCCAGCGCCGTCAGCAGGAGCACAAGCGCGGCAACCGCGTTGGCCGCAGGCAGAAAGTCCGGCATTTGCGAGAGATAGGATGTGGCGACCGAGAACTTCCAGTGCGTGAGATAGGTTTGCGGCACCCGCGAAAAATACACATAGGTGGCCGCTGCCGTCACAGCCAGAGAGAGCAGCAACGCTGTTCCGCAGAGGCGCAAGGCCCTGCCGCGTTCTTCCGCCGTGCCCTTGAAGCGCCAGGCGATCCAGGCCATGAGCAGCAGTATGCCCAGGCCAAGGCCGCCGCCGACACGCAAAAAGCACTGCGGCACAAAGGTGGGGTTAAAATAGGCCTCGGCAAAGCTTCTGGCCCACGGCCAGCCCTGCGGGGTAAGCATGAAGCCCAGGATGCCGGTGATAAGAACCGCAGAGATAAAGGACGCCACCACATAGCCCCAGCCAATGGCGGCCAGTGTGCCGGGTTTGTGCGTTATCAGCCGATCCCACAGGTAGTAGTAGCAGAGCAGCAGAATCACTTCGGCGGTAAAGGCGAACCACTCGATAAACCAGGGCCAGAAAAACAGGTGGATGAGCGCGCCGATGCCTTCCGGAGCGAGGCTCCCGGTCAGAATCCATATTCCCACGCCCGTGAC contains:
- a CDS encoding cytochrome ubiquinol oxidase subunit I, which codes for MNFPILHIPVVGDGMTIALNAVLHVYISHGLAIGLMTMLVIFQTLTWKGKGAFWADIARRLLGPLVVVTTSVGAVTGVGIWILTGSLAPEGIGALIHLFFWPWFIEWFAFTAEVILLLCYYYLWDRLITHKPGTLAAIGWGYVVASFISAVLITGILGFMLTPQGWPWARSFAEAYFNPTFVPQCFLRVGGGLGLGILLLMAWIAWRFKGTAEERGRALRLCGTALLLSLAVTAAATYVYFSRVPQTYLTHWKFSVATSYLSQMPDFLPAANAVAALVLLLTALAALGRSRLACRLLCIPALIMSLCFVMEFERVREFIRGPYLMPGYMHASQITLVESEALAAQNAPLLPRLRWVNTSGDLPPATQAARTLFAANCGVCHAESGINGIDQRLVGRSADGINAMLGITQRLAPYMTPFVGSEQERAMLTEYLFQLSSNYSRRAQQAAREK